GGTATGGTGCTCCTGTTGGTTGGATGGATGGAAAAGGTGATGGTGAGTTTGCTGTTGCAATTCGCTCGGGTTTGATTCGAGATGATTTGGTTTCCTTGTTTGCTGGATGTGGTATTGTTGGAGATTCTAATCCTAAAAATGAATATCAAGAAACACAAATGAAATTTAATCCAATGCTATCAGCTTTAAGGGGATGAGGATGTGACAATTGATGAAGCGATGACACTTTATGTGGCATCTTTTGTTGATGAATTAGCCAGACTAGAGGTTAAAGATGTTGTAATCAGCCCCGGTTCCCGCTCTGCTCCCATGGCAATCTTAATGGCAGAGCATCCAAAAATAAATGTATGGATGCAGGTAGATGAACGTTCTGCTGGTTTCTTTGGATTAGGAATAGCAAAAGCTAAAGGGCAGCCGGCAGCTGTACTTTGTACATCAGGAACAGCAGCAGCAAACTATCTTCCTGCTGTTGTTGAAGCCCACTATGCTCGTGTTCCTCTTTTAGTACTTACTGCAGACCGACCCCATGAATTACGGGATGTTGGAGCTCCCCAGGCCATTGACCAGGTTGGTTTATTTGGCAGGCATGTGAAATGGTTTGTTGATCTAGCCCTTCCTGAAGATACAAATATCATGCTGAATTATGTTCGTACAGCTGCAGGAAGAGCCGTGGCCATGGCTTCCCTGGCTCCTGCGGGGCCTGTCCATTTAAACTTTCCCTTTAGAGAACCCCTTATTCCTGATTTATCAATAGCAAATCTGTGGGATAGGGGGCGACCTGGAGGACAATGTTATGTTCAGGTTCCGGATAGCAAAAGACACCTTGAACCTGTCTATACACAAAGACTGGCAGAGGATTTACAGGGAACTGAAAAGGGATTGATTGTGTGCGGACCCAATGATTGCCCTCAGCTGTCTGCTGAAATCACCCGGTTAGCAGCTGTATTGAAGTATCCAATTTTAGCTGATCCATTGTCACAGCTGCGGAGTGGTTCCCATTCAAAGGAGTGGGTATGTGACAGCTATGATGCGTTTTTACGAAATGGGAAAGTAAAAGCACAGCTAAAGCCTGAGGTTATTATTCGTTTTGGAGCAATGCCAATTTCTAAAGCATTTTTATTATATCTGCAGGCTAACCCGCAAGCTCGT
The DNA window shown above is from Desulfitibacter alkalitolerans DSM 16504 and carries:
- the menD gene encoding 2-succinyl-5-enolpyruvyl-6-hydroxy-3-cyclohexene-1-carboxylic-acid synthase, coding for MTLYVASFVDELARLEVKDVVISPGSRSAPMAILMAEHPKINVWMQVDERSAGFFGLGIAKAKGQPAAVLCTSGTAAANYLPAVVEAHYARVPLLVLTADRPHELRDVGAPQAIDQVGLFGRHVKWFVDLALPEDTNIMLNYVRTAAGRAVAMASLAPAGPVHLNFPFREPLIPDLSIANLWDRGRPGGQCYVQVPDSKRHLEPVYTQRLAEDLQGTEKGLIVCGPNDCPQLSAEITRLAAVLKYPILADPLSQLRSGSHSKEWVCDSYDAFLRNGKVKAQLKPEVIIRFGAMPISKAFLLYLQANPQARQIIMDSPGGWIEPTLMASDMLYTDPVDFCRMLLRTLRKRGEPTGWSKKWQELNKTAQNYMQTRGRGDILFEGQVIIELQKHLPDNATLFVGNSMPVRDVDTFFAADYKNIYIMANRGANGIDGVISSALGAGVIRSPLVLVIGDLSFFHDLNGLLFTKLYDLNITIIVINNDGGGIFSFLPQANNKDCFEMLFGTPIGLDYEHIVKMYGGSFTRISNWGEFREKITKCALSKGLSVIEIPSNRDENARIHKKLWQSLSDVIDTMFQDEDKQKGV